The genomic region TATTAAGAATAATTTATTTTTATTATAGTCTTAATATTTTTATTGTTGCAAATGATTCTTGTTTAGATAGAGATTACTATCTAGTCGTCCCTGATTAATTCATAAGAAATTGATTAATATCATATAAATGGATATTTATGAGGTCAAAAATTGCAAGAAAATGTTAAAATGGGTTTTATTTTCTTGCAAATTTTCACCGAAAAATGAAGCCCAAACGTCCTCAGGAAGTTGTGCAAAATGACCTTTTCAAAACTCGCCTGGACGAGTTTTTGAACCCGAAACATGAACTTTATCGATTGGCCAGCAAAATAGACTGGGCTCGGCTGGACGAAGAATTCGGCCCGTTTTTTGAAGCAGAACAAGGCGCCCCGGCGTTGTCGACCCGTTTGATCGCCGGATTGCATTATCTGAAACATGCGGAAGGTTTATCGGATGAAGCGGTCGTTAAACGCTGGGTTGAAAACGGTTATTGGCAGTACTTTTGTGGCGAAACCTTTTTTCAGCATGAGGTTCCCTGTCATCCGACCTCGCTGACGAAATGGCGGCAACGGATCGGTGAAGCCGGCTGTGAGTGGCTGTTGTTATTGACGATCGAGGCGGGCGTCGCTACCCGGACCGTGAAGAAACGAGATTTTCAATCGGTCACCGTCGATACTACCGTTCAGGAAAAAGCGGTTGGCTTTCCGACGGACGGCAAGTTGTACGAAAAATGCCGTCGGGAGCTGGTCAAGCTGGCTGGACAACACGGGCTGCCCCTGCGACAGAACTACAATAAAAAGGCACCGCTGCTGTTAGTGCAATCGCATCGTTATCATCATGCCAAGCAAATGAAGCGTAAGCAAAAAGCCCTGAAGCAACTGAAAACCCTGGTCGGTCGTGTTTATCGGGATATCCTGCGGCAACTGCCGCAACAGGAGCTGGCCGCGCAAAGGGGGCTTCAGGACGCCCTGGCCAAAACCCAGCGGATACTGAATCAGAAACACACCGACAAAAACAAACTCTACAGCTTTCATGCACCGGAAGTGGAATGCATCAGTAAAGGGAAAGCACACAAAAAATACGAGTTCGGCGTCAAAGTCGGCATCACGGTGACCAATAAAAGTAATTTCGTGCTGGGCGCCAGGAGCTTTCCCGGCAATCCTTATGACGGCGATACCTTGTACTCCTGCCTGGAACAAGCTGAAATCCTGAGCGGTACCCGAGCCAAAGAAGCTTTTGTGGATTTGGGCTATCGGGGGCGAGAAATACCCGGTGTCACCCTGTACAAGTCAAGGCAAAAACGGGGAGTCCATACCCGACGGTTGAAAACCGCGTTAAAACGGCGCAATGCCATCGAGCCGGTGATTGGACACATGAAGAACGATGGCTTGCTGAGCAGAAATTACCTGAAAGGCCAACTCGGTGATGCCATGAATGCCGTTCTCTGCGCCGCTGGACACAACATGCGTTTAATCCTCAGGCGGTTGAGGATTTTTTGGCCGGAAATCGGGGAAGCCATCTGCCGGTTTTTACAAAATAAAACGGTTCAGGAATCTGTTTATGTTTCCTAATGAGCTGTTTTTTTCAAAAAAATGACTTTTTCAGGGACGACTATCTATCTGTGAGACATCCGTTCCGACTTTTCTCTTTCTAGAGCATTTTCAGTTTATATGTCCGGATTACCGCGGTAGAGACGAACTCATTCCCCCTTATACGCGATATGAAAATATTTTAACCTTCCGATGCAGCGAAAATCGGCGATCAGCCGAATCGAACCCACCGCTCTCTGCGGCAGACGATCCGGTGACGTGTTTTAATTCAAGTACCGGCTTAATTTTCTTTGGGAGACGACAGGCGATGTCCGCTTGCCTTGCGGGCCGGGCGAAAACCGCCTGAAGATTTTGGCGCGGAACGTCGCCCGGTGCATTCGGCAACGGCCTCATGCGAAAGGAAAATGTCGGAAATATCGGTTCAGCGGGGTAAATGCAGGGTTTTTTTCTTGAGCGCCAGCGCGGCCTCATAGAGACTTTCGGAGAGCGTGGGATGGGCATGAATGGTTCGGGCCAAGTCCTCGCTGCTGGCGGAAAATTCCATCGCCAACACGGCTTCGGCAATCAGTTCGGAAGCGCGTTCGCCAATGATATGCACGCCCAGTATCTTGTCCGAGTCCCGGTGCGCGATAATTTTGACCAGCCCCTCACTCTTACCCATGGCCAAGGCTCTGGAAGAGGCATGAAACGGAAAAACTCCGACTTTGATCGGCTCGCCCAGCGCTCTTAACGTTTGCTCGGTTTGGCCGACCCAGGCGATTTCCGGATCGGTATAAACGACGCTGGGCAGCAGGTCGTAATTGATCGGCGAGTGAATCCCGGCAATTTGTTCGGCAACGAACACGCCTTCTTCGATGCCTTTATGAGCCAGCATCGGTCCGAGCAAAGTCAAATCGCCGATGGCATAAACGCCGGGCAGATTGGTTCGACAGTTTTCGTCGACGTGCACATAACCCGATTCATCGAGCAGCAAATTGGCCTCGGGCGCCGCCAGATTTTCGGAGTTGGGTTTCCTGCCGGTGGCGACGATCAGCTTGTCCACGCGCAACACGTGCGTACCTTCGTGATCCTGGTATTCTATGACAACCTTTTTATTGCTTTTCTTCGCCGAAATGACCCGCGCGCCAAGCCGCAGCTCCAGACCTTGCTCGGTAAATAACCGATAGGCTTCCCGCGAAATCTGCTGGTCCGGCAACGATAAAAACGTTTCCTGCGCTTCGAGCAATACCGTTTCAGAGCCCAATCGATTCCATATGCCGGCGATTTCAAGGCCTTTGATGCCGGCCCCGATGATCGCCAGACGCCTGGGCACTTCTTCGAGATTCAAAGCGGCGCCGGTATCGATGATAGAGTCGTTGTCGATGGCGGCGCAAGGCAGCTCAATGGGAGAAGATCCCGCCGCCAGAATGATGAACTCGGCTTTCAGCAGATAAGGCTCGGCCTGGTCCACCGGAAAAACCGCTACCTGCTTTGCCGCCTGTAGTTTGGCCCGCGCATGAATCGTGTCGATCTTGTGATGTTTGAACAGATTGACAATTTTGCTGTTGATGTCATCGATGATGGCGTCTTTCCGGCGAATCATCTGGCCGACGTCCAGATCCACGGTATCGGCGACGATGCCGTGCTCGGCGCCGTTATGGATAAACGCATGATAAAGCTTCGCCGATTCGAGCAAGGCCATTGAAGCCACGCAGCCGGCGTTGAGATAAGAACCGCCCAGATTGAGCCGGCCCTGTTTATTTCTCCAGTTATCGATGCAGGCCGTTTTCAACCCAAGCTGGGCGGAACGGATGGCGCTGATGTAACCGGCGGGACCCGCTCCAATTACGATGACGTCGTAATGTTTCTGTTTTTTCGGCATGAGTTAGATGTTAAGAAGTAGGTGAGCAGGCGCTTCCAGGCATTCTTTAATGGTCACTAAAAACTGCACGGCTTCCCGTCCATCGACCAGCCGATGATCGTAGGACAAGGCCAGATACATGATCGGCCGGATCACGATCTGGCCGTTTTCCACCACGGGCCGTTCCTTGATCGCATGCATTCCCAAAATGGCGCACTGCGGCGGATTCAGTATCGGGGTCGACAGCATCGATCCGAATACGCCGCCGTTGGTAATGGTAAACGTTCCGCCCTGGAGATCTTCGTAGCTCAAGGTTCCGGAACGGGCTTTCTCGCCGAAATCGGAGATGCTTTTTTCAATGCCGGCAAAATCCAGTTGATCCGCGTCGTGCAATACCGGCACGATCAGCCCGCGCGGCGTACTGACGGCGATGCCTATGTCGTAGTAACCGTGATAGATGATGTCGTTGCCGTCGATGGAGGCATTGATCGCCGGGAAACGCTTCAATGCTTCGATCGAGGCTTTGACAAAAAAGGACATGAAACCCAACTTCACGTTATGTTTCTGTTCGAACCGGTTTTTATACTGATTGCGCAAATCGATGACGCTTTGCATGTTGACTTCGTTGAAAGTGGTCAGCATGGCCGCGTTCTGCTGGGCCTGGAGCAGGCGTTCTGCGACTTTCGCCCGAAGTCTCGTCATCGCCACGCGCTGCTCGGGCCGAAGGTTTGACGGGTGTCCTGCGGGCTCGCCCGGAGCGGACGGCGGCTGCCGGGCTTCAGCCTCCTGAGCCTTGTTTTCGTCGGGAGGAGCAGCCTGTTTCTTGAGATGGTCCAACACGTCGGTCTTGGTAATGCGTCCGCTTTTTCCGGTGCCGGTGATCAACGACGGATCGATGGTTTTTTCGTGAACGAGACGCCGTACCGAGGGACTCAAAGGCCGGTCCGATTCCTTGCTCTCGGACGCTTGGGCTTCGGCCGGTTTACTGCCTTCTTTGGACGGCTCTGCCGTGGCCTGAGTATCTATTAAAGCCAGTAATTCGCCCCCGGTAACGATCGAGCCGTTCTCCTTCCGGATCTCGGTGAGCACGCCCGATTCCGGAGCGGGCACCTCGAGCACCACCTTATCGGTTTCAAGATCGACCAGATTCTCGTTTTTAGTCACCCTGTCGCCTGCCTTCTTATGCCAGGCAACGAGAGTGGCGTCAGCAACGGATTCGGGGAGAGTGGGGACTAAGACTTCAGTGTTCATGTTATTTTCCTGAAAATTTGCCGTATAAAGCCGATTCAACAACCGCTTTTTGTTGTTCGAGGTGGACGTGGAAGTTGCCTACCGCAGGCGCCGCGGAAGCCTCGCGCCCGCTGTAGTTCACTTTGATGTTATGAGGCGCCAGATTGTCGATGAAATGATGATTGGACTGATACCAGGCGCCTTGATTCTTAGGCTCCTCCTGGCACCAGACGAACTCTTCCAGTTTCGGATAGCGCGCTATTTCCGCCCTGAACAATTCCGTCGGGAACGGGTAGAGCTGTTCAATGCGGGCGATCGCGACATGCCGAAGATTGTCCTGGCGGCGCGCCTCCAGAAGATCGTAGTAGACTTTGCCGGCACAGAAAACCAATCGGGTCACTTCCGCAGGATTGATCTCGTCCTGCTCCCCGATGACGGGCTGGAACTGGCCGGCCGTCAGATCTTCCAGGGTCGAAACCGCCAGCTTGTGACGCAGCAAGCTTTTGGGGCTCATCACAATCAGAGGTTTTCGGTAGGGTCTGAGCAACTGGCGGCGCAGCAAATGGAAAATCTGGGCCGGCGTCGTCGGGCAGCATACCTGCATGTTATGTTCCGCGCACAGTTGCAGATAGCGCTCCAGGCGGGCGGAGGAATGTTCGGGACCCTGCCCTTCGAAACCGTGCGGCAGCAGCATGACCAAGCCGCATAGCCGCCCCCATTTGGTCTCTCCGGAGCTGATGAACTGGTCGATCACCACCTGAGCGCCGTTGGCGAAATCGCCGAACTGCGCTTCCCAGATCACCAGGGTATTGGGCATTGTGGTGCTGTAGCCGTATTCGAAACCCAGCACGCCCGCTTCCGACAGCAGAGAGTCGTAAATCTGCATGCGTCCCTGGTCTTTATCCAGATGGGTGAGCGGTATATACGTTCTGTTGTCGATCTGGTTGTGCAGAATGCCATGGCGGTGCACGAAAGTGCCGCGCCCTACGTCCTGCCCGGTCAGCCGGACTTGGTATTGCTCCATCAGCAAGGTGGCATAAGCCATGTTTTCGGCAAATCCCCAATCCAAGGGCAAAGCCCCCGCCGCCATTTTCCGGCGATTGTCCATGACCTTGGCCACTCTCGGATGCAGCTCGAAACCGGGCGGCAAGCGCTGCATGCGGTCGTTGCAAAAACGGATCCGGTCCAGGGATACGGCGGTCTTGCAGGAAATATCCCAGGATCTGCCGTGAAATTGGTTCCATTGATGAGTATAGGAATAATGGGCGTCGGTCGCCATCGGCCTGGAGACGACTTCCCCGGCCTCCAACAATTTCTGGTAGTCTTGCTCCATGGCGGCCGCTTCTTCGGCGGTAACGACGCCTTCTTCGATCAGCTTTTCCGCATATAATTTCCGCGTCGTCTTGAGCTTGCGGATTTTTTTATACATGATAGGCTGGGTGGCGGCCGGCTCGTCCGCTTCATTATGGCCGAGCCGGCGGTAGCAGATCAGATCGATAACCACGTCCTTGTTGAAATTCATCCGGTAGTCGAGCGCCAGCTTGGTGACGAAGATGACCGCTTCCGGATCGTCGCCGTTGACGTGAAAGACGGGCGCTTGAATCATGCTGGCGATGTCGGTGCAATACAGCGTGGAACGCGCGTCCAGAGGATTGCTGGTGGTAAAGCCGATCTGGTTGTTGATGACGATGTGGATCGTGCCGCCGGTAGTGAACGCACGAGTTTGCGACATGTTCAACGTTTCCATGACGACGCCTTGTCCGGAAAAAGCGGCGTCGCCGTGGATTAATACCGGGATGACCGTATTGATGCCGTTCTTTCCGGCCCGGTCCTGACGCGCTTTTACCGAGCCTTCCACTACCGGATTGATGATTTCCAGATGGGAAGGATTGAACGCCAGGGTAAGATGAACCGGCCCTCCCGGCGTAGCCACGTCGGAAGAGAAGCCCATGTGATATTTCACGTCGCCGGAGCTGACGCCGGGCGACAGCAGCGAAGTGCCGGCAAACTCGTCGAACAGTGTCGCCGGGCTTTTGCCCAATATGTTGACCAGCACGTTCAGGCGGCCCCGATGCGCCATGCCGATGACGATTTCATTGACTCCCTTGTCTCCTCCGCCGAGAACGATCTCGTCCAGGATGGGAATCAGGGAATCTCCGCCTTCCAGGGAAAAGCGTTTTTGTCCGACAAACCGGTTGTGCAAGTGCACTTCGATGCCTTCCGCAGCGGTCAGCAGTTTTAATAGGCTGCGTTTTTTTTCGGGATCCAGATTGAGTTGAGCCCGGTTGTTTTCCATGCGATTGATCAGCCAGCGCCGGATGTGCGTATCGACGATGTGCATGTATTCGGAACCGATACTGCCGCAATAGATTTCTTTTAACCGGGCAATAATGTCGCGTAAAGGCAGCCGGTCTTCGCCAAAGAGCATGCCGGTGTCGAACAACGTATCCATATCCGGTTCCGACAATCCGTAAAAGGCCGGATCCATGTCGGGCTGGGCGGGAATGGTGCTGCCCAGCGGATTGTTATGGGCAATTTGATGACCCCGGACACGGTACTGATTGATGAGCCTGGCGACCGCTGCCTGTTTTTTTACGCTTTCTTCGGTAAATCCCTGCAATTGGGCGAGCCTGCCTTGGGATTTAACCGCGAGCTGCGCGAATCGTTCCACGATGGGACTGTGGGGAGTTTCGTAAGTGGCGCCGTTATGAATTTCCAGGAATTTTTTTTGCCAACTGGGCTCGACGGATTCGGGATCCTGCAGAAACCGTTCGTACAGGTTTTCGACGAACCAGGCATTGCTGCCGTATAAAGAGGAAGAGTCTTGAAAAAGCTTAAGCAGGTCACTCATAATCGACGTCCCAAAAAATCTGCAAGTATTTTGGCTTTATATTACTTTCTAAGTGATATATTACCAAGCTATAACGCATTATCTCCCAATGGAATCGCCGGCCGGCCCGGCGGGTTCTTTCATTTCAGTGGGGCACTGCCGTAATCTGTTATTATAAGGTATTGATTTTTGCTTAATCTCGGCAAGCCGGATTTACCGACAGGAGATCGTTGACTCACCAGGATAAGTGAGTACGGCGTTTTCCTTAGAACAAGAAGTATTCCGACAGCAAACGCGGTCACAACGTTTCACCTAAGAATAGGATTTATTACAAAATGGCGAACAAAAAACAAATTGTAATCAAAGTAAAATACCCCTCGTCCGAAGGCCAGACTCAAGATACCCCTTCCTCTCCCGAAATAATAACAGAATGGAATGTCAAGCGGATAGTATCGGCCTTTGCCGTCATTGTCCTTCTTCTTTCGCTGGTTCTTTACTTTACGGTTTCGGACGATGACAGTGTGGACATGCCTTCATCGCTCTCCGAAAATCAACCCGACCCGGAAATCAAGCAAGAGGCCGCTCCCGAACAGGCAAAAGCGGCCGGGACCGAGGAAAGATCCTTGAGCGATTCCGTTCCTAATGATAGGCCATCAAGTCCGCCATTACCAATCAATCCACCCGAAGCAGGCAAAAAATCTACCCCGGCGGAAACGGCAGCAGTCGGGGAAAAAGCCGTTCAGAAAACGGCGGCAACCGCCTCCGCAGTATCTGAAAAAAAGCCATCGACGATACCTAAAAAACGCAGCCAGGAACGGGTCGCAAGATCTTTTCTGGCGCATAAAATCGTTAACAAGGAGCCGGTCCATATAGTCAACTCCACAGTTAAAATCGGCAAGACCAAAGCCGTATGGATCAATTATTTTACGGAGCTCAAAGGAATGAATAATAAAGCGGTTTATCATGAGTGGCTAAGCAAGGGCAAAGTCACTTACAGGCAAAGATTCAACATCGCTTCCAACCGATGGCGGGCCGCCAGC from Methylosarcina fibrata AML-C10 harbors:
- the odhB gene encoding 2-oxoglutarate dehydrogenase complex dihydrolipoyllysine-residue succinyltransferase, with product MNTEVLVPTLPESVADATLVAWHKKAGDRVTKNENLVDLETDKVVLEVPAPESGVLTEIRKENGSIVTGGELLALIDTQATAEPSKEGSKPAEAQASESKESDRPLSPSVRRLVHEKTIDPSLITGTGKSGRITKTDVLDHLKKQAAPPDENKAQEAEARQPPSAPGEPAGHPSNLRPEQRVAMTRLRAKVAERLLQAQQNAAMLTTFNEVNMQSVIDLRNQYKNRFEQKHNVKLGFMSFFVKASIEALKRFPAINASIDGNDIIYHGYYDIGIAVSTPRGLIVPVLHDADQLDFAGIEKSISDFGEKARSGTLSYEDLQGGTFTITNGGVFGSMLSTPILNPPQCAILGMHAIKERPVVENGQIVIRPIMYLALSYDHRLVDGREAVQFLVTIKECLEAPAHLLLNI
- a CDS encoding 2-oxoglutarate dehydrogenase E1 component, whose translation is MSDLLKLFQDSSSLYGSNAWFVENLYERFLQDPESVEPSWQKKFLEIHNGATYETPHSPIVERFAQLAVKSQGRLAQLQGFTEESVKKQAAVARLINQYRVRGHQIAHNNPLGSTIPAQPDMDPAFYGLSEPDMDTLFDTGMLFGEDRLPLRDIIARLKEIYCGSIGSEYMHIVDTHIRRWLINRMENNRAQLNLDPEKKRSLLKLLTAAEGIEVHLHNRFVGQKRFSLEGGDSLIPILDEIVLGGGDKGVNEIVIGMAHRGRLNVLVNILGKSPATLFDEFAGTSLLSPGVSSGDVKYHMGFSSDVATPGGPVHLTLAFNPSHLEIINPVVEGSVKARQDRAGKNGINTVIPVLIHGDAAFSGQGVVMETLNMSQTRAFTTGGTIHIVINNQIGFTTSNPLDARSTLYCTDIASMIQAPVFHVNGDDPEAVIFVTKLALDYRMNFNKDVVIDLICYRRLGHNEADEPAATQPIMYKKIRKLKTTRKLYAEKLIEEGVVTAEEAAAMEQDYQKLLEAGEVVSRPMATDAHYSYTHQWNQFHGRSWDISCKTAVSLDRIRFCNDRMQRLPPGFELHPRVAKVMDNRRKMAAGALPLDWGFAENMAYATLLMEQYQVRLTGQDVGRGTFVHRHGILHNQIDNRTYIPLTHLDKDQGRMQIYDSLLSEAGVLGFEYGYSTTMPNTLVIWEAQFGDFANGAQVVIDQFISSGETKWGRLCGLVMLLPHGFEGQGPEHSSARLERYLQLCAEHNMQVCCPTTPAQIFHLLRRQLLRPYRKPLIVMSPKSLLRHKLAVSTLEDLTAGQFQPVIGEQDEINPAEVTRLVFCAGKVYYDLLEARRQDNLRHVAIARIEQLYPFPTELFRAEIARYPKLEEFVWCQEEPKNQGAWYQSNHHFIDNLAPHNIKVNYSGREASAAPAVGNFHVHLEQQKAVVESALYGKFSGK
- a CDS encoding IS5 family transposase, encoding MKPKRPQEVVQNDLFKTRLDEFLNPKHELYRLASKIDWARLDEEFGPFFEAEQGAPALSTRLIAGLHYLKHAEGLSDEAVVKRWVENGYWQYFCGETFFQHEVPCHPTSLTKWRQRIGEAGCEWLLLLTIEAGVATRTVKKRDFQSVTVDTTVQEKAVGFPTDGKLYEKCRRELVKLAGQHGLPLRQNYNKKAPLLLVQSHRYHHAKQMKRKQKALKQLKTLVGRVYRDILRQLPQQELAAQRGLQDALAKTQRILNQKHTDKNKLYSFHAPEVECISKGKAHKKYEFGVKVGITVTNKSNFVLGARSFPGNPYDGDTLYSCLEQAEILSGTRAKEAFVDLGYRGREIPGVTLYKSRQKRGVHTRRLKTALKRRNAIEPVIGHMKNDGLLSRNYLKGQLGDAMNAVLCAAGHNMRLILRRLRIFWPEIGEAICRFLQNKTVQESVYVS
- the lpdA gene encoding dihydrolipoyl dehydrogenase, yielding MPKKQKHYDVIVIGAGPAGYISAIRSAQLGLKTACIDNWRNKQGRLNLGGSYLNAGCVASMALLESAKLYHAFIHNGAEHGIVADTVDLDVGQMIRRKDAIIDDINSKIVNLFKHHKIDTIHARAKLQAAKQVAVFPVDQAEPYLLKAEFIILAAGSSPIELPCAAIDNDSIIDTGAALNLEEVPRRLAIIGAGIKGLEIAGIWNRLGSETVLLEAQETFLSLPDQQISREAYRLFTEQGLELRLGARVISAKKSNKKVVIEYQDHEGTHVLRVDKLIVATGRKPNSENLAAPEANLLLDESGYVHVDENCRTNLPGVYAIGDLTLLGPMLAHKGIEEGVFVAEQIAGIHSPINYDLLPSVVYTDPEIAWVGQTEQTLRALGEPIKVGVFPFHASSRALAMGKSEGLVKIIAHRDSDKILGVHIIGERASELIAEAVLAMEFSASSEDLARTIHAHPTLSESLYEAALALKKKTLHLPR
- a CDS encoding DUF2914 domain-containing protein, giving the protein MSDSVPNDRPSSPPLPINPPEAGKKSTPAETAAVGEKAVQKTAATASAVSEKKPSTIPKKRSQERVARSFLAHKIVNKEPVHIVNSTVKIGKTKAVWINYFTELKGMNNKAVYHEWLSKGKVTYRQRFNIASNRWRAASRKLFNAGSAGVWLVRTVDTKGRLLDQKEFKIIQER